A window from Apostichopus japonicus isolate 1M-3 chromosome 2, ASM3797524v1, whole genome shotgun sequence encodes these proteins:
- the LOC139981246 gene encoding uncharacterized protein: protein MASWNPFIEDLTENFFMCSVCLDQFNEPKLLPCLHRYCKDCLRTVIQASHDGTIECPLCKQRCCIPEDGSDGFKTDFHMKSMLEFIELRKSFEKKDLKQCVSCSKDVVCSAYCFKCRDFLCDECYKVHISNKMFTDHQPSTLKLENMAAKNLTMEEIAAMTEDPRCHFHIKEAAKLCCGTCQNEPVCFICTIGQHKGHDLIDVTHLAKKERTLLNRNLAELSKHKNKLYALPEKVQMALVKLNENAIKKTSLLISQHEEQAKKIKDKLAECNDEREKGAADIENRRGCEKREITVKHEEEMNRLIMKHEENMKSTDVKYDQELEEFKDNCKETEGEFFKKLGKLESNFKTLTTAKDLLTSQNKNKCEEILNKCKKLIKRYENLSATSSSILACNDDWTDAQCVPDIRAASERMLEEMKQEYPELESLSDFVIGDITKVISDKVVITESAESVVDVAGIKAKGYAITDMTISSDGNIVMTGIVSKEESHITVTNMKGEILNQKVLNRNKRYGLQAFRFCCNLSGFNVITVCVPDEIGIYNISDSSYQKKNISDMVKTWPDDRHVLSVITNPSKNEIIVGTNSREVYVFDYQLNNSHIIVLPDVIRGSFDITVHDSNLLICDYFGSNSYAVTMMTSESKVVYEFTKPNLSGAGVRPHRVCIGMGGFIYMQWHDKSGRNTVLTQYSRDGRPLLTSMSVDDYAQYITTSVVDGEEKLMIATESSGKMYTYGLVPA from the coding sequence ATGGCATCCTGGAACCCTTTCATAGAAGACCTGACAGAAAACTTCTTCatgtgttctgtttgtttgGATCAATTTAATGAGCCGAAACTgttaccatgtcttcatcgatacTGTAAAGATTGCTTGAGAACAGTTATTCAAGCCAGCCATGATGGGACTATTGAATGTCCACTTTGTAAACAGCGATGTTGTATACCAGAGGATGGATCGGACGGCTTTAAGACTGATTTTCATATGAAGAGTATGCTCGAGTTCATAGAATTGCGTAAATCATTCgaaaagaaagatttgaagCAGTGTGTGAGCTGTTCAAAGGATGTGGTATGTTCCGCCTACTGTTTTAAATGTAGAGATTTTTTATGCGACGAATGTTACAAGGTTCATAtcagtaataaaatgtttactgatCACCAACCAAGCACtctgaaattggaaaatatggCAGCTAAGAACCTGACCATGGAGGAAATAGCTGCAATGACGGAAGATCCCAGGtgccattttcatatcaaagaaGCAGCCAAATTGTGCTGTGGTACATGCCAAAATGAACCGGTTTGCTTTATCTGCACTATCGGTCAGCATAAAGGTCATGATCTTATAGATGTGACTCATCTAGCCAAGAAGGAAAGGACATTACTGAATCGGAACCTCGCTGAACTaagcaaacacaaaaataaactatATGCGTTACCAGAGAAGGTTCAAATGGCGCTAGTAAAATTGAATGAGAATGCTATAAAAAAGACATCATTGTTGATAAGTCAACACGAGGAACaggcaaagaaaataaaggataaACTTGCTGAATGTAATGATGAACGAGAAAAAGGAGCTGCAGACATAGAAAATAGAAGAGGATGTGAAAAACGTGAAATAACTGTTAAACATGAAGAGGAAATGAACCGCTTGATCATgaaacatgaagaaaatatgaaaagtaccGATGTCAAATATGACCAGGAATTGGAAGAATTTAAGGACAATTGTAAGGAAACGGAGGGTGAATTCTTTAAAAAACTCGGGAAGTTAGAAAGTAATTTCAAGACCTTGACAACAGCTAAAGATCTTCTAacaagtcaaaacaaaaacaaatgtgaAGAAATACTAAATAAATGTAAGAAACTTATTAAACGGTACGAAAACTTATCAGCAACGTCTTCTAGCATTCTTGCATGTAATGACGATTGGACAGACGCTCAGTGCGTTCCCGACATAAGAGCAGCCAGTGAACGTATGCtcgaagaaatgaaacaagaatatccagagttagaatctttatctgattttgtCATCGGTGATATAACAAAAGTTATATCTGATAAAGTTGTCATTACAGAAAGCGCAGAGTCTGTTGTTGATGTTGCGGGAATCAAAGCTAAAGGCTACGCGATCACCGATATGACAATTAGTAGCGATGGTAATATCGTTATGACTGGTATTGTATCAAAAGAGGAATCACACATCACTGTCACTAACATGAAAGGAGAAATATTAAATCAGAAGGTTTTAAATAGAAATAAGAGATATGGGCTTCAGGCATTTCGTTTCTGTTGTAATTTGTCAGGGTTCAATGTCATTACAGTTTGCGTACCGGATGAAATcggtatttataatatttctgaCTCTTCTTACCAAAAGAAGAACATCAGTGATATGGTTAAGACGTGGCCAGATGATAGGCATGTGTTGTCTGTTATCACGAATCCCTCCAAGAATGAAATCATTGTTGGTACTAACAGCAGAGAAGTGTATGTATTTGATTATCAGCTAAATAACAGTCACATCATAGTACTACCTGATGTAATCAGGGGATCATTTGATATCACTGTCCACGACAGTAATCTTCTGATCTGTGACTATTTTGGTAGTAACTCATATGCAGTTACCATGATGACTTCAGAGAGTAAGGTGGTGTATGAATTCACCAAACCAAATCTAAGTGGAGCTGGCGTTAGACCTCACCGTGTGTGCATAGGCATGGGAGGGTTCATCTACATGCAATGGCATGATAAAAGTGGGCGGAACACTGTGCTAACACAATACAGTCGAGATGGTCGGCCATTACTAACATCAATGTCCGTTGATGACTACGCACAGTACATTACCACATCCGTAGTAGATGGTGAGGAGAAGCTCATGATAGCTACCGAAAGTTCGGGTAAAATGTATACTTACGGACTAGTACCTGCATAG